A section of the Dehalobacter sp. DCM genome encodes:
- the dnaN gene encoding DNA polymerase III subunit beta, whose translation MKISCRKEDLIAGVNTVQRAVSSKNTLPILQGMRLRTEDENLVFEATDLEIGIRCRIPVNVQEEGQVVLPAKLFSEITRKLPDTDIKIESTDKNINIFYYSSDFSINGYDPDEYPEISDISSGSTIELQSSLFKSMIKQTIFACSLEETRPVFTGLLLQIDKETICLVGTDTHRLAFSKEILTGNSQEFNGIIPSKTMQEIYRLLDDDETLTISFTNSRVIFKFSQVQIVTRLIEGQFPNYKQVIPPSCNTKLFINTKKLLDTVERASLLSKDNYLKTNTVRFNIENSQLSINHYSEMGKIFEQLDIEQNGEDVAISFNAKYLIDLLKVIDSENVIMEISGSFGPCIFRPENNDNYLCLVLPLRN comes from the coding sequence ATGAAAATATCATGTAGAAAAGAAGATCTGATTGCCGGAGTAAACACGGTTCAACGAGCAGTTTCCTCTAAAAATACACTTCCTATACTTCAAGGTATGCGCCTTCGTACTGAGGATGAAAATCTTGTTTTTGAGGCGACTGATTTGGAAATCGGCATACGCTGCAGAATACCTGTCAATGTTCAGGAAGAAGGACAGGTCGTTTTACCGGCTAAGTTATTTTCTGAAATTACCCGAAAGCTGCCGGATACAGATATAAAAATTGAAAGTACAGATAAAAACATCAATATTTTCTATTATTCATCCGATTTTTCTATAAATGGGTATGATCCTGATGAATATCCGGAGATTTCAGATATTTCTTCCGGTTCAACGATAGAGCTGCAGTCATCTCTCTTTAAAAGCATGATTAAGCAAACCATATTTGCCTGTTCCTTGGAAGAAACACGACCTGTTTTTACCGGCCTTCTTTTACAGATCGATAAAGAAACTATCTGTCTGGTAGGAACAGATACACACCGACTGGCATTCAGCAAGGAAATATTAACAGGAAACAGCCAAGAATTTAACGGCATTATCCCGTCAAAAACCATGCAGGAAATCTACCGCCTTTTGGATGATGACGAAACATTGACCATCAGTTTTACGAATTCAAGAGTAATTTTTAAATTCAGCCAGGTGCAGATCGTCACGCGTTTGATCGAAGGTCAGTTCCCAAATTACAAACAAGTCATTCCACCTAGCTGTAACACAAAGCTTTTTATTAATACAAAAAAATTATTGGACACCGTCGAAAGGGCATCGCTTCTTTCCAAAGATAACTACTTAAAAACAAATACGGTTCGCTTTAATATTGAAAATTCACAGCTCAGTATTAACCATTATTCAGAAATGGGAAAAATATTTGAGCAATTGGACATTGAACAAAATGGTGAAGATGTTGCTATCTCCTTCAATGCCAAGTACCTTATCGACCTATTAAAGGTTATCGATTCAGAGAATGTGATAATGGAAATTTCAGGCTCATTCGGGCCATGTATTTTCCGTCCTGAAAATAACGATAATTACTTATGTTTAGTTCTACCTTTGCGTAATTGA
- the recF gene encoding DNA replication/repair protein RecF (All proteins in this family for which functions are known are DNA-binding proteins that assist the filamentation of RecA onto DNA for the initiation of recombination or recombinational repair.) — protein sequence MHISDLYLVNFRNYKEQRVVFDPGINLLIGPNGQGKTNVLEGVSYLITGKSSRIKSENDLIHWGDKNFFLAAFFEVNDRQLKLESFYEPGKKVMKINQLACKRLSDYIGTVNSVSFSPDDLNIVKKGPNERRRFIDLLIAQIRPSHITLLNAYIRVIHQKNTLLRTEKNLTLLKSQIQAWNEQIIDIGTKIIRNRIEMIEKLNKQCQKIFKNIFSDDDLLVLHYYALGKKDSSEAVNHFPELLEKKMMHEIERKTVLIGPHRDDMIILLNGNDTRMFASQGQQRSIVLSLKLAEMEIIYHEKAEYPILLLDDVLSELDEFRREYLINYIHLSSKQTIITMTGADDRVINSHTAVYQVLNGIIRRK from the coding sequence ATGCATATTAGTGATTTATATTTGGTCAATTTTAGAAATTATAAAGAACAAAGGGTAGTATTTGACCCCGGAATTAATTTGCTTATCGGGCCTAATGGCCAAGGTAAAACGAATGTGCTGGAAGGGGTAAGTTATTTAATAACTGGAAAATCTTCCAGGATAAAATCTGAAAACGATCTGATTCATTGGGGAGATAAAAATTTTTTTCTTGCAGCTTTCTTTGAGGTTAATGACAGGCAGCTAAAATTGGAGAGTTTTTATGAACCGGGAAAAAAGGTCATGAAGATAAACCAGTTAGCGTGTAAGCGGCTTTCGGATTATATCGGAACCGTGAATTCTGTATCTTTTTCACCGGATGATCTCAATATTGTCAAGAAAGGGCCTAATGAAAGAAGACGTTTTATTGACCTTTTGATTGCCCAGATAAGACCGTCGCATATTACTTTACTGAATGCCTATATTCGTGTTATTCATCAAAAAAATACTCTTTTACGTACAGAGAAGAACCTAACATTGTTGAAAAGCCAGATCCAAGCATGGAATGAACAGATCATCGATATTGGGACGAAGATTATTCGCAATCGCATAGAAATGATCGAAAAACTAAATAAACAATGCCAAAAAATATTTAAAAATATATTTTCCGATGATGATCTGCTTGTCCTTCATTACTATGCACTTGGTAAAAAAGACAGCAGTGAGGCGGTAAATCACTTTCCTGAGCTTCTCGAAAAAAAAATGATGCATGAAATTGAGCGCAAAACAGTTCTTATCGGACCCCATCGGGATGATATGATTATTTTGTTAAACGGCAATGATACACGGATGTTTGCCTCGCAAGGCCAGCAGCGTTCGATCGTATTAAGTTTGAAGCTCGCAGAAATGGAAATAATATATCATGAGAAAGCTGAATATCCTATCTTACTTCTGGATGATGTCCTCTCAGAATTGGATGAGTTCCGGCGTGAATATCTGATCAACTATATTCATTTATCTTCAAAACAAACAATTATAACGATGACGGGCGCTGACGACAGGGTTATAAATAGTCATACTGCTGTTTATCAGGTTTTGAACGGCATAATTAGGAGGAAATAA
- the remB gene encoding extracellular matrix regulator RemB, with the protein MFLHIGNNYMVRKDKIVLILDLNTAGSNPAAKKLLNNVLKKGKVHTIAEEGKQNTCIITDNACYISPISSGTLLKRSLNESEF; encoded by the coding sequence GTGTTTCTTCATATTGGTAACAACTATATGGTACGGAAAGATAAAATAGTGCTGATACTTGACTTGAATACAGCCGGCAGTAATCCGGCCGCTAAAAAATTATTAAATAATGTCCTTAAGAAAGGAAAAGTTCACACTATTGCTGAAGAGGGCAAGCAAAATACGTGTATCATCACCGATAATGCGTGCTATATATCCCCAATTTCTTCAGGTACTCTTTTAAAAAGGTCACTTAATGAAAGCGAATTTTAA
- the gyrB gene encoding DNA topoisomerase (ATP-hydrolyzing) subunit B codes for MQEVPELDNNKELVTEYNAGQIEVLEGLEAVRKRPGMYIGSTSSRGLHHLVYEIVDNSIDEAMAGFCDEIQVTIHQGESITVKDNGRGIPVDIQPKLGKPGVEVALTVLHAGGKFNGGAYKVSGGLHGVGMSVVNALSVGLRVEIKKDGKKYEQEYSRGKTLCELKEIGTYKGRSGTMVTFQPDPEIFEDTIYDFEVLSHRLKELSFLNKSVTISLTDERTDTKEIYNHNDGLTDFVKYLNKNKDPIHPKPIVFETERDGIQVEVALQYNESYTETLFSYANNINTTEGGTHEAGFKAALTRVVNDYARKNKILKDNENNLTGEDVREGLTAIISVKIPEPQFEGQTKTKLGNSEVRSIVDNVVGEGLSTFFEENPAIAKKIIEKGLQATRARLAARKARDLTRRKSALESTSLPGKLADCSWKDARYCEIYLVEGDSAGGSAKQGRDQKFQAILPLRGKILNVEKARLDRILSNAEIRAMITAFGTGISEEFDIEKARYHKVVIMTDADVDGAHIRILLLTFFYRYMRPLIENNYVYIAQPPLFKIKHGKEITYAYSDQELSKILESVGREKTEIQRYKGLGEMNAEQLWETTMDPEKRTILQVKLDDAMRADELFTMLMGDKVEPRKEYIQKHAKDVRNLDT; via the coding sequence TTGCAGGAAGTACCAGAATTAGATAATAATAAGGAACTAGTAACGGAATATAATGCTGGTCAAATTGAAGTACTTGAAGGATTGGAAGCTGTTCGAAAACGCCCTGGGATGTATATCGGTTCCACAAGCAGCAGAGGCCTACATCATCTGGTCTATGAGATCGTCGATAACAGCATCGATGAAGCTATGGCCGGTTTTTGTGATGAGATTCAGGTGACTATACATCAGGGAGAAAGTATTACTGTCAAAGATAACGGACGCGGGATACCGGTGGATATTCAGCCCAAACTCGGTAAACCTGGGGTGGAAGTTGCTCTGACCGTGCTGCATGCCGGCGGAAAGTTTAACGGCGGTGCCTATAAAGTATCCGGCGGTCTGCATGGCGTCGGGATGAGCGTTGTTAATGCGCTTTCAGTCGGTTTAAGGGTCGAAATCAAAAAAGACGGTAAAAAATATGAACAGGAGTATTCACGCGGTAAAACACTGTGCGAACTCAAGGAAATCGGTACGTATAAAGGCCGGTCCGGGACGATGGTCACTTTTCAGCCTGATCCGGAAATTTTTGAGGATACGATTTATGACTTTGAAGTATTGTCGCATCGCTTAAAGGAATTATCTTTTTTAAATAAGAGCGTCACAATATCATTGACCGATGAGCGGACGGATACGAAAGAAATATACAATCACAATGATGGACTTACGGATTTTGTAAAATATCTCAATAAAAACAAAGATCCCATTCACCCCAAGCCGATTGTCTTCGAAACAGAGAGAGACGGGATCCAAGTCGAAGTGGCCCTTCAATACAATGAAAGTTATACGGAAACGTTGTTTTCTTATGCCAATAATATCAATACCACGGAAGGCGGCACGCACGAAGCCGGGTTTAAAGCGGCATTGACCAGGGTCGTCAATGACTATGCCCGTAAAAACAAAATTTTGAAAGACAATGAGAATAACCTAACCGGTGAAGATGTTCGGGAAGGTCTGACAGCGATTATTTCTGTAAAAATTCCTGAACCTCAATTTGAGGGACAGACGAAGACCAAGCTGGGGAACAGTGAAGTCCGTTCGATCGTTGATAATGTCGTCGGCGAAGGTCTTTCCACTTTCTTCGAGGAAAACCCAGCAATAGCCAAAAAAATTATCGAAAAAGGATTACAGGCAACCCGAGCCCGACTGGCTGCGCGAAAAGCCAGAGATCTGACTCGCAGAAAGAGTGCGTTGGAAAGCACGTCGTTACCGGGAAAACTAGCCGACTGTAGTTGGAAAGATGCGCGATATTGCGAAATATATCTGGTTGAGGGTGACAGCGCCGGTGGTTCAGCGAAGCAAGGACGCGACCAAAAATTCCAGGCTATTTTGCCGCTGCGCGGTAAAATCCTCAATGTAGAAAAAGCACGCTTAGACAGAATCTTGAGCAATGCTGAAATAAGAGCCATGATAACGGCATTTGGCACCGGGATATCGGAAGAATTTGATATCGAGAAAGCACGTTACCACAAAGTTGTGATCATGACAGATGCGGATGTCGACGGCGCGCATATCCGTATTCTTTTACTGACCTTTTTCTATCGCTATATGCGGCCGCTGATTGAGAATAATTATGTCTATATTGCTCAACCGCCGCTTTTTAAAATCAAACACGGCAAAGAAATCACCTACGCCTATAGCGACCAAGAGTTAAGCAAAATCCTTGAATCGGTTGGCAGAGAGAAAACAGAAATACAACGCTACAAAGGTCTGGGAGAAATGAACGCTGAACAGCTTTGGGAAACGACAATGGATCCTGAAAAACGCACGATCCTGCAGGTAAAACTGGATGATGCCATGAGAGCGGATGAACTTTTTACAATGCTGATGGGAGATAAGGTTGAACCGCGTAAAGAGTATATACAAAAACATGCAAAGGATGTAAGAAATCTGGATACCTAA
- the gyrA gene encoding DNA gyrase subunit A: MSMELFSGKVLPIEISEELKKSFIDYSMSVIVSRALPDVRDGLKPVHRRILHDMNELGMYPNKAYSKSARMVGDCMGKFHPHGDSSIYDAAVRMAQDFSYRYPLIDGHGNFGSVDGDSAAAMRYTEMRMAPLASYMLADIDKDTVDFVPNYDEKEKEPTVLPAKFPNLLVNGSSGIAVGMATNIPPHNLGEVIDGVICLIDGQDIEDPHARPGLKELMQYIKGPDFPTSGLIMGTEGIMDAYTTGRGSIKIRARANIERTEKSGKMQIVVTEIPYMVNKARLIEKIAELVQEKRIDGITDLRDETTRKGMRIVIELRRDVTPQVILNQLYKHTQLEDTFGINMLALVDNTPKVLNLQEMIEYFIKHQKEVIIRRSRYELKKAEDEAHIVEGLRKALDFIDEVIEIIRSSKDDDIAKAKLILRFDFSDRQAQAILDMRLKRLTGLEREKLDAQYQKLMDEIAYLTAVLNSDKMVREIIKTELKEIRTKHADARRSEITFDATKMEIEDLIADEDVVITVTHRGYIKRLPLNTYHSQRRGGRGITGMSTGENDFVENLFIASTHHYILCFTSKGKVYRLRAHEIPEASRTAKGTAIVNLLNLAQDEKVTATIAVKDFKDDYYLLTATKNGIVKKTSLQDYDTNRRDGLIALTLDENDELIGVRLTKADDDIVIATRLGLTIRFSEEDVRSMGRTARGVKGISLGKKDYVIAMDVVDKTLKGLELLTMTENGFAKRSNLEDFRIQGRGGKGIIGHRITSKTGPLAGIKVVTSDQELMVITDEGIVIRQEVNGISVQGRSAQGVTAMRTGDSKVVAIAKFVSKDEE; encoded by the coding sequence ATGTCCATGGAACTTTTTAGCGGCAAGGTATTGCCCATTGAAATTTCTGAGGAATTAAAGAAATCATTTATAGATTATTCGATGAGCGTTATCGTCAGCCGTGCCCTTCCGGATGTACGGGACGGACTGAAGCCGGTTCATCGTCGTATTCTGCATGACATGAATGAATTGGGAATGTACCCGAATAAAGCTTACAGCAAATCGGCCCGTATGGTCGGGGATTGCATGGGTAAATTCCATCCTCATGGCGATTCGTCGATCTACGATGCGGCCGTTCGAATGGCTCAGGATTTTTCCTATCGCTATCCGTTAATCGATGGTCATGGCAATTTCGGTTCTGTCGACGGTGATTCCGCGGCAGCGATGCGTTATACTGAGATGAGGATGGCTCCGCTGGCCTCATATATGCTGGCCGATATTGATAAAGATACGGTTGACTTTGTTCCAAACTATGATGAAAAAGAAAAAGAGCCCACCGTACTACCGGCAAAATTCCCTAATTTATTGGTTAATGGATCTTCAGGAATTGCGGTCGGCATGGCTACAAATATTCCGCCGCACAATCTTGGCGAAGTCATCGACGGTGTCATTTGCCTGATCGATGGTCAGGACATCGAAGACCCACACGCCCGTCCCGGTTTAAAAGAGCTGATGCAATACATTAAAGGCCCGGATTTTCCGACATCAGGTTTGATCATGGGAACAGAAGGAATTATGGACGCCTACACCACCGGTAGAGGTTCCATTAAAATTCGCGCACGCGCCAATATCGAAAGAACCGAAAAATCCGGCAAGATGCAGATCGTTGTAACTGAAATACCCTATATGGTCAATAAGGCCAGACTAATTGAAAAGATCGCCGAACTCGTTCAGGAGAAACGAATTGATGGAATCACCGATCTGCGGGATGAAACAACACGCAAAGGGATGCGTATTGTTATCGAGCTCCGTCGCGATGTGACGCCGCAGGTCATTTTAAATCAGCTTTATAAGCATACCCAACTGGAAGACACTTTTGGAATCAACATGCTGGCGTTGGTTGATAATACACCCAAGGTCTTGAATCTTCAGGAAATGATTGAATATTTTATCAAGCACCAAAAGGAAGTTATCATTCGCCGCAGCCGTTATGAATTAAAGAAAGCAGAAGATGAAGCACATATTGTAGAAGGATTGCGTAAAGCATTAGACTTTATCGATGAAGTCATCGAAATTATTCGCTCTTCTAAGGATGATGATATTGCTAAGGCTAAATTGATCCTGCGTTTTGATTTCAGTGACAGACAGGCTCAGGCTATTTTGGATATGCGCTTAAAGAGACTGACAGGATTGGAAAGAGAAAAACTGGATGCTCAGTATCAAAAGTTAATGGACGAAATCGCTTACTTAACTGCCGTTCTTAACTCTGATAAAATGGTACGTGAAATCATCAAAACCGAATTAAAGGAAATCCGTACCAAACATGCTGATGCCAGACGCTCAGAGATAACTTTTGATGCCACAAAGATGGAAATTGAAGATCTGATCGCCGATGAAGATGTTGTCATCACCGTCACCCATCGGGGTTATATCAAGCGTCTGCCATTAAATACGTATCACAGCCAGCGGAGAGGCGGAAGAGGAATTACTGGTATGTCTACCGGTGAAAATGATTTTGTAGAAAATCTATTTATCGCTTCGACGCATCACTATATCCTATGCTTTACTTCCAAAGGCAAGGTATACAGGCTGCGAGCCCATGAGATACCTGAAGCCAGCAGAACGGCTAAGGGAACAGCCATCGTCAACCTCCTCAACCTTGCTCAGGACGAGAAGGTAACGGCAACCATTGCCGTTAAAGATTTCAAAGATGATTATTATTTGCTCACTGCGACCAAGAATGGTATTGTGAAGAAGACATCCCTTCAGGATTATGATACCAATCGCCGTGATGGATTGATTGCTTTGACTTTGGATGAAAACGATGAATTGATTGGTGTCCGTCTTACAAAGGCCGACGACGATATTGTCATAGCAACGCGCTTAGGACTGACGATCCGTTTTTCGGAAGAAGATGTACGGTCAATGGGTCGAACTGCTCGTGGTGTAAAAGGTATTTCTTTAGGGAAAAAGGACTATGTGATTGCCATGGATGTTGTCGATAAAACGCTTAAGGGCTTGGAATTGTTGACGATGACTGAAAATGGCTTTGCTAAGAGAAGTAATCTGGAAGACTTCCGGATCCAGGGCCGCGGCGGCAAAGGAATTATCGGACATCGCATAACATCAAAAACCGGTCCGCTCGCCGGAATCAAGGTTGTAACATCGGATCAGGAGCTCATGGTAATAACAGATGAAGGTATCGTTATACGTCAGGAAGTTAACGGGATCTCTGTGCAAGGACGATCGGCTCAGGGCGTGACAGCCATGCGGACCGGAGACAGCAAGGTTGTTGCCATAGCAAAGTTTGTCAGCAAAGACGAAGAATAA
- the pdxS gene encoding pyridoxal 5'-phosphate synthase lyase subunit PdxS → MVEVASWKVKTGLAEMLKGGVIMDVTTPEQAKIAEEAGACAVMALERVPSDIRAAGGVARMADPTIVKKIMEAVTIPVMAKARIGHFVEAQILEALGADYIDESEVLTPADDLYHINKHDFKVPFVCGARNLGEALRRIGEGAAMIRTKGEPGTGNVVEAVRHMRTVMSEIRRLTTMPKEELMTAAKEMAAPYDLVLYVAEHGKLPVVNFAAGGIATPADAALMMQLGCDGIFVGSGIFKSTEPAKRARAIVLATTHYKDADMLAKLSEEIGEAMPGLEIATIAAADRMQERGW, encoded by the coding sequence ATGGTTGAAGTAGCATCTTGGAAAGTAAAAACAGGCCTGGCGGAAATGCTGAAAGGCGGCGTCATCATGGACGTAACAACACCTGAACAGGCAAAAATAGCTGAAGAAGCTGGAGCCTGCGCGGTTATGGCCCTGGAAAGAGTCCCATCCGACATCCGTGCAGCCGGTGGTGTTGCCAGAATGGCAGATCCCACTATTGTTAAAAAGATCATGGAAGCTGTAACCATTCCAGTAATGGCTAAAGCCAGGATTGGGCATTTTGTTGAAGCTCAGATCCTGGAGGCACTTGGCGCCGACTATATTGATGAAAGCGAAGTACTGACACCGGCGGATGACCTGTACCACATCAACAAACATGATTTTAAAGTACCGTTTGTCTGTGGTGCACGTAACCTTGGCGAAGCTTTACGTCGTATCGGTGAAGGCGCTGCTATGATCCGAACGAAAGGTGAACCCGGAACAGGCAATGTTGTCGAAGCGGTTCGCCATATGCGGACGGTGATGTCCGAAATACGCCGGCTAACAACAATGCCTAAGGAAGAGCTTATGACCGCAGCAAAAGAAATGGCTGCGCCGTATGATCTGGTACTCTATGTAGCCGAACATGGCAAACTGCCCGTTGTCAACTTTGCTGCCGGCGGAATTGCGACCCCCGCGGATGCCGCACTGATGATGCAGTTAGGCTGTGACGGTATTTTTGTGGGCTCAGGAATATTTAAATCGACTGAACCGGCCAAACGTGCCAGAGCAATTGTCTTAGCAACAACCCATTACAAGGATGCAGATATGCTGGCAAAGCTTTCCGAGGAAATCGGGGAAGCGATGCCTGGTCTTGAGATTGCAACGATAGCTGCGGCTGATAGAATGCAGGAGCGTGGCTGGTAA
- the pdxT gene encoding pyridoxal 5'-phosphate synthase glutaminase subunit PdxT gives MKKKIGVLAIQGAFREHCRTLEKLGVEAVEVRSVADLKGISGLIIPGGESTAIGKQLEINGFGNKIVTMAKEGFPVFGTCAGMVLLSKNIDHSQQYTLGLLDTTVKRNAFGRQIASFEADIPVKGLQGGDLRAVFIRAPYILESSADVDILSVYDGKIVFVREDNILASAFHPELTDDTRVHQYFLDMVDQYQK, from the coding sequence ATGAAAAAGAAAATTGGCGTTCTGGCGATTCAGGGCGCCTTTCGCGAACATTGCCGGACTTTGGAAAAGTTGGGTGTTGAAGCTGTTGAAGTGCGATCTGTCGCCGACTTAAAGGGAATCAGCGGACTGATTATCCCTGGGGGAGAAAGCACTGCCATCGGTAAACAGCTGGAAATTAACGGTTTTGGCAATAAAATCGTAACCATGGCTAAAGAAGGGTTTCCTGTTTTTGGCACATGTGCCGGGATGGTTTTGTTAAGTAAAAATATTGACCATAGCCAACAGTATACTTTGGGTTTATTGGATACGACGGTTAAACGGAATGCATTCGGAAGACAAATTGCCAGTTTTGAAGCGGATATTCCGGTAAAAGGACTCCAAGGTGGCGATCTGCGGGCGGTCTTTATTCGCGCACCGTATATCCTGGAGTCATCAGCGGACGTAGATATCTTGTCGGTATATGATGGCAAGATTGTTTTTGTCCGGGAAGATAATATCTTAGCCAGTGCTTTTCACCCGGAGTTAACAGACGATACCCGGGTGCATCAGTATTTCTTAGATATGGTTGATCAGTATCAAAAATAG
- the serS gene encoding serine--tRNA ligase, producing MLDLKSVRNNPEIVREALNKRHSDINLDEFLLQEEKRRQILFEVETLKAERNKVSEEVARMKKTGQNAEDLILKMRNVGQTIKEMDDSLNEIEQKMQEVLYTIPNIPDVSVPEGKDDNDNIEVRTWGVPRDFAFQPLAHFELGEKLDILDFARAGKVTGTRFTFYKGLGARLERALINFMMDRHAAKGYMEIFPPFMVNRQSMFSTGQLPKFAEDAFKVENTDYFLIPTAEVPVTNLYRDEILDADKLPLKFCAYSACFRAEAGAAGRDTRGLIRQHQFNKVELVKFSLPENSYQELELLTADAEAILQELELPYRVVILSTGDLGFSSAKTYDIEVWLPSFTMYREISSCSNFVDFQARRGNIRFRRGPKEKPEFVHTLNGSGLAIGRTVSAILENYQEEDGRIRVPKALIPYMGTEYIG from the coding sequence ATGCTCGATCTAAAATCAGTGCGCAACAATCCAGAAATAGTACGAGAGGCACTTAATAAACGCCATTCTGATATCAACCTCGATGAATTCTTACTCCAGGAAGAAAAAAGGCGGCAGATTCTTTTTGAAGTAGAGACGCTTAAAGCGGAACGCAATAAGGTTTCTGAAGAAGTTGCCAGAATGAAAAAAACTGGTCAGAATGCCGAGGATCTGATTCTTAAAATGCGTAATGTCGGCCAAACGATCAAAGAGATGGACGACAGCCTCAATGAGATCGAGCAAAAGATGCAGGAAGTTCTTTACACGATCCCAAATATCCCGGATGTTTCCGTACCCGAAGGCAAAGACGACAATGACAATATCGAAGTCCGCACATGGGGTGTTCCCAGAGATTTTGCTTTCCAACCATTAGCGCACTTTGAGTTGGGCGAAAAACTGGATATCTTGGATTTTGCTCGGGCGGGGAAAGTGACGGGAACGCGCTTTACTTTCTATAAGGGTTTAGGTGCACGCTTGGAAAGAGCGCTGATTAACTTTATGATGGACAGGCATGCCGCAAAAGGATATATGGAAATCTTTCCGCCCTTTATGGTTAACCGCCAGTCTATGTTTTCCACCGGACAACTGCCAAAATTCGCAGAAGATGCCTTCAAAGTTGAAAATACCGACTATTTTTTGATTCCAACGGCGGAAGTGCCGGTAACTAATCTATACCGCGATGAAATTCTGGATGCAGACAAGCTGCCTTTGAAATTCTGTGCTTACAGCGCTTGTTTTCGGGCTGAAGCCGGCGCAGCCGGTCGGGACACCCGCGGCCTGATTCGTCAGCATCAATTCAATAAAGTCGAACTGGTGAAATTTTCATTGCCGGAGAATTCGTATCAGGAGCTGGAACTTTTGACGGCAGATGCAGAGGCAATTTTGCAGGAACTGGAACTCCCCTATCGGGTAGTTATACTCTCGACGGGTGATCTCGGATTTAGCTCGGCTAAAACATATGATATTGAAGTCTGGCTTCCAAGCTTCACGATGTACCGGGAAATTTCCTCCTGCAGCAATTTTGTTGATTTTCAAGCGAGAAGGGGAAATATTCGCTTCCGCCGCGGACCTAAAGAAAAACCGGAATTTGTTCATACCTTAAACGGCAGTGGCTTAGCTATCGGCAGAACAGTATCAGCAATCCTGGAAAACTATCAGGAAGAAGATGGGCGGATACGAGTTCCTAAAGCATTAATCCCGTATATGGGAACGGAGTATATTGGTTAG
- the tadA gene encoding tRNA adenosine(34) deaminase TadA: protein MKHEDWMRFALEQAQNAFDQDEIPVGALIVHQGKILSLAFNEKEQTQDPTAHAEILAIQRAARKIGNWRLTDATLYVTLEPCPMCAGAIVQSRIKQLVYGATDAKGGAVESVMNVLNKNCWNHKVDVIAGILEEECAALLKTYFQNKRSKP from the coding sequence ATGAAACATGAAGACTGGATGCGTTTCGCTTTGGAACAAGCCCAGAATGCTTTTGATCAGGATGAAATACCGGTCGGAGCTCTTATCGTCCATCAGGGGAAAATCCTATCTCTTGCTTTCAATGAAAAAGAACAAACCCAGGATCCCACAGCACATGCCGAGATATTGGCAATTCAGCGTGCTGCGAGGAAAATTGGCAATTGGCGGCTGACTGATGCAACACTTTATGTTACATTGGAGCCATGCCCGATGTGTGCCGGTGCTATTGTTCAGTCGCGAATAAAACAATTGGTTTATGGTGCAACGGATGCTAAAGGCGGGGCAGTCGAATCGGTGATGAATGTTCTGAATAAGAACTGCTGGAACCATAAAGTCGACGTTATTGCCGGTATTTTGGAAGAAGAATGCGCAGCGCTTTTAAAAACCTACTTTCAAAATAAGCGAAGCAAACCGTGA